A segment of the Vibrio aquimaris genome:
GAGCGCTGGAAGCTGTCTTCCATTTGAAACAAAAGGCCTTCTCGCAAAGCGCCTTCTGAGACGTGTAATTCGCTGACTCTAAGACTCGCGAGTATAGCTGCTAGAATGGCAACACCCGCTGGAAATACGGATTGACGCTCTGCTGTGAGCCCGGTGAGTTTGATGTCATTAATTCGGTTCCATTGGCACAAAGTGTCGACTAATTTATCTAATCGTCTTGAAGTGATCAGCCCATCATCAAAGCCCATACCGATTAATACTTCTCGTATTGCTTTAATCGTTCCTGATGAACCAAAGGCGATATCCCAACCTTTTTTCTTATAGTGGTAGGCTATGGATTCCATCTTTTGCTCAGCGCCCAATATGGCTTTGGCGAAGTTTTTCGGTGATAGCTTACCCTTAGAAAAATATTGTTTGGTATAGCTGACACACCCCATTTGTTTACTGTTGATTAACTCAGGCTCAAAACCTCGGCCGATAATAATTTCTGTGCTTCCTCCACCAATATCGACCACAAGTTTTGAATCTGATTCGGGTTGGGTATGGGCAACGCCGAGATAAATTAATCTTGCTTCTTCGACCCCAGGAATAATCTCAATGGGAAATGGCAGCACTTCGCGTGCCCGCAGTAGAAAAAGATGAGCATTACTTGCTTGACGTAATGTATGGGTTGCTGCAATGCGCACGTTATCTTGGTCAAAGCCATGCAGCCGCTCAGCAAACATAGCGAGACAATCAAGCCCTCTTTCAATAGCATCATTATCGAGGTATTTTTGCCCTTTTAAGCCAGCACCTAATCTTACTCTTTGTCTGTGGCGACTAATAAGCTGTAGTCCCTGTTCGACTACGCGAGCGACCACCATATGGAAGCTGTTTGAGCCTAGGTCGATAGCGGCAATATCACGATTCTGTGAGGACTTCTTCATGAATAAGGACTTGCTCCCTACGTTTTCTTGTCTGTTTTTCTACTTCTTTAAGATAGTCGTATATGGCTATTTGCGAACGGATTTTCTTGCGATTACCGCGTGGTACATATTTATTGCTCATTTCTTTGTCTATGAGTCGTGCTTTTACAGTGTCAGTGAAGTGAATGTTGATTATATCAATAATGCGTCGTTTGAGCCTAGGATCGCGAACAGGTGCAGCAACTTCAATTCTGTAATCTATGTTTCGAGTCATCCAGTCTGCTGAAGATATGTAGACTTTATGAGCCCCGTTATTATGGAATATCAGTACCCTAGGGTGTTCTAAAAAACGGTCAACTATGCTGATGATGCGAATATTTTCACTTACACCTTTTACGCCGGGAACCAATGAGCACATGCCTCTAATCACCATTTTAATTTTGACCCCAGCATTACTTGCTTCATAAAGCTTATTAATAAGGGCTTTATCAACCAAGTTATTGACTTTGAGAGTGATGGCTGCTCGCTTACCTGCTTTGGCATTGGTGATTTCTTCATCTATATGATGGTAAAGCTTTATCCGTGAGTTTCGAGGGGACACGATAAGATGCTCAAATTTAACTGGCCGATACGGATTTTCGATGTAAGCAAACACATTTTGTACTTCATGAGTAATTTCAGGGTCCGCGGTTAACAAAGAGAAGTCAGTATAGATTCGAGCGGTTTTTTCGTGAAAATTGCCAGTGCCAATGTGCGCATACCGAACCACACTATTATTTTCTCTGCGGCTGATGAGAAGTAACTTAGAGTGAATTTTTAACCCCGGAGTGCCAAAAAGCACTTGAACGCCAGCTTCTGTGAGTACTTTTGACCACTCAATATTGGCCTCTTCGTCAAAGCGGGCTTGTAGCTCGACAACGACTGATACCTGTTTGCCATTATGCACAGCATCGATGAGTGAGTTCATTAAGCGAGAGTCTTTGGCTACTCGGTAAATATTAATTCTAATACTCAATACTTTGGGATCAAACGAAGCCTGACGCACAAGCTCTGTAATGTGTTCAAATGTATGGTAGGGATAGTAAAGTAAAATATCCCGCTGCTTGATGGCGTCAAATTTGTTGGCATATCCATCGAAATCAGAACATTGTAATGGGGGTAAAGGGCGGTTTTCGAGGTAATCTCGGCCTACATTTGGAAAGTCGATAAAGTCTTTAAAGTTATGGTAACGCCCTCCGGGAATAAGACTGTCGTAATTGGAAATCCTAAGCTTGTCGCATAGAAAAGCTAACATTGCTTGAGGCATTCCCATTTCGTAAATAAAACGTACCGGCATTGCAGTTAGGCGTTGACTGACTCCTTCAGACATCTGCTCGAGCAAACTATGTTCTACCTCATGGCTTAAATCATACTCGGCGTCTCGAGTCATTTTCATCGCGTAGCCTTTGAGTTGGTCGTATTCAAAGAAACCGTAGAAAAGCTCATCCAGACAATATCTGATGATATTGTCCAATAGAATAATGGTTTTTCGACCTCTACCTTTATCTTCAGGTACCATGACGAAGCGAGGTAAGTGACCAGTGGGAATTTCTATCAGTGCATATTGACTAAGCTCGGCTTTTTTAAGTTCAACGGTAAGGTAGGTGTATTCGTCTTTGAGAAACTCCAGTACATCGATGTCATCTCTCAAAAGAAGTGGAGTAATATGAGGCTGGACCTGTTTTCGAAAGTAATTTCGTATCCATATCTGTTGTGATGCGTTTAGCTGAGCTTCGTTAATAAGGAAAATTTTTCGCCGTGCCATCTCTCGGATAAGGTCGGAGTACAAATCATCAAACTTGTCATTGAGCTTAAGGGCTTTGCTTTGCATTTTAGTTAGCAAGTGTTTGGAATTGCCATTGCCCCCACGCTCTTGGTTGATTAAGATGCGTCTCTTAACATCGGCAAAGCGTACTTTGTAAAACTCATCCAAGTTGTTGGAAAATATACCTAGAAATCGAATCCGTTCGATGAGTGGTACTTTTTTATCTCCGGCTTCTTGTAAAACACGTTCATTGAAAGAAAGCCAACTGAGTTCCTTTTCAATATACAGCTTTTCTGTGCTCATGATTTTTCCTATTGACCGACTGACGAAGTTGACTTAAAGAGTCATACTCTGAAGAAGTGCAACTTAAGGAGATAAGGGATCTGCCTTAATTGAGTTAATACATTGTTTTCAGTTGTTTAATCCGCTATGTAATATAATTGTCATCTAATCGAAATATTATACATCTGGGGACTTCTAGATAAGTGAGTGAAATGGCCAAAGCCGATTTTTCATTGCAAGAACGTGATCGCAAGCGACTAATGAAAGACAGATTTGCTCGTTGGCTGGTATCGGCTGGCGGAGTTACTGTATTAGC
Coding sequences within it:
- the ppx gene encoding exopolyphosphatase, with product MKKSSQNRDIAAIDLGSNSFHMVVARVVEQGLQLISRHRQRVRLGAGLKGQKYLDNDAIERGLDCLAMFAERLHGFDQDNVRIAATHTLRQASNAHLFLLRAREVLPFPIEIIPGVEEARLIYLGVAHTQPESDSKLVVDIGGGSTEIIIGRGFEPELINSKQMGCVSYTKQYFSKGKLSPKNFAKAILGAEQKMESIAYHYKKKGWDIAFGSSGTIKAIREVLIGMGFDDGLITSRRLDKLVDTLCQWNRINDIKLTGLTAERQSVFPAGVAILAAILASLRVSELHVSEGALREGLLFQMEDSFQRSDIRMRTTENLASKHAVDLEHADRIRKQATLFLQQIHQNLGIKKHSELFDLLQWGALLHEVGLSISLQAFHRHSAYILRHTYMPGFNREQQSVLATLVRFQRKALKLHEMEELTLFKKKHVVSLIRILRLAILLHGQRSNDPLPLLELSTDGPTWTLSSQDRSWVSNNKLLHANLTTEQKHWRNAGWDLHF
- the ppk1 gene encoding polyphosphate kinase 1; translated protein: MSTEKLYIEKELSWLSFNERVLQEAGDKKVPLIERIRFLGIFSNNLDEFYKVRFADVKRRILINQERGGNGNSKHLLTKMQSKALKLNDKFDDLYSDLIREMARRKIFLINEAQLNASQQIWIRNYFRKQVQPHITPLLLRDDIDVLEFLKDEYTYLTVELKKAELSQYALIEIPTGHLPRFVMVPEDKGRGRKTIILLDNIIRYCLDELFYGFFEYDQLKGYAMKMTRDAEYDLSHEVEHSLLEQMSEGVSQRLTAMPVRFIYEMGMPQAMLAFLCDKLRISNYDSLIPGGRYHNFKDFIDFPNVGRDYLENRPLPPLQCSDFDGYANKFDAIKQRDILLYYPYHTFEHITELVRQASFDPKVLSIRINIYRVAKDSRLMNSLIDAVHNGKQVSVVVELQARFDEEANIEWSKVLTEAGVQVLFGTPGLKIHSKLLLISRRENNSVVRYAHIGTGNFHEKTARIYTDFSLLTADPEITHEVQNVFAYIENPYRPVKFEHLIVSPRNSRIKLYHHIDEEITNAKAGKRAAITLKVNNLVDKALINKLYEASNAGVKIKMVIRGMCSLVPGVKGVSENIRIISIVDRFLEHPRVLIFHNNGAHKVYISSADWMTRNIDYRIEVAAPVRDPRLKRRIIDIINIHFTDTVKARLIDKEMSNKYVPRGNRKKIRSQIAIYDYLKEVEKQTRKRREQVLIHEEVLTES